The following proteins come from a genomic window of Brassica oleracea var. oleracea cultivar TO1000 unplaced genomic scaffold, BOL UnpScaffold01035, whole genome shotgun sequence:
- the LOC106320721 gene encoding uncharacterized protein LOC106320721 gives PYTETDEKNLLRKTRRLESFVRLEPVDLKKRIEEYVEREDYNSHLVATEEEQSESRAHRLFALVKSRLFEEPSHLLASQKVDSLLLDFFKKGHNNETRDEDKLVMTVEEWVLRRKEEECMFMSWEVREKREIYVKEMKWGCINGEERDYVVEELGNDFVTVLIDELILGLSL, from the coding sequence CCATACACAGAAACCGACGAGAAGAATCTCTTGAGAAAAACCAGAAGATTAGAGAGTTTCGTACGACTTGAGCCTGTGGATTTAAAGAAACGCATAGAGGAATATGTCGAGAGAGAAGACTACAACTCTCACTTGGTAGCAACCGAAGAAGAACAATCGGAAAGCCGAGCACACCGTTTGTTTGCTCTAGTGAAGTCTAGATTATTTGAGGAACCAAGTCATTTGCTTGCATCTCAGAAGGTAGACAGTCTCTTGctagattttttcaaaaaagggCATAATAATGAGACAAGAGACGAGGATAAGTTGGTGATGACAGTTGAAGAATGGGTGTTGaggagaaaagaagaagaatgtatGTTTATGAGTTGGGAAgtgagagaaaagagagagatttaTGTAAAGGAAATGAAATGGGGTTGTATCAATGGTGAAGAGAGAGATTATGTGGTTGAAGAGTTGGGGAATGATTTCGTCACTGTCTTGATTGATGAACTTATTCTTGGTTTATCATTATGA